The proteins below come from a single Acidobacteriota bacterium genomic window:
- the pip gene encoding prolyl aminopeptidase, which yields MKTLYDPIEPYLQGMLKISDIHELYFEQCGNPDGQPVVFLHGGPGGGLTPDYRRFFDPNAYRIVLFDQRGSGKSTPHASLEENTTWHLVSDIERLREHLGIEKWTVFGGSWGSTLALAYAQTHPDRVSALVLRGIFLCRKKEIDWFYQEGASAIFPDVWEQYERIIPEAERGNMLEAYYRRLTSEDESIRLEAARAWSVWEGSTSKLFPDQNLIDDFGEAHLALSLARIEAHYFINNAFFESDNYLLENVGKIRHIPSVIVQGRYDVVCPIMSAWALHRAWPEAELIVVGDAGHSSMEPGIISELVNATDRFRPQTN from the coding sequence ATGAAAACACTTTACGATCCAATCGAACCGTATCTGCAAGGAATGCTGAAAATATCTGACATTCACGAACTGTATTTTGAGCAATGCGGAAACCCTGACGGCCAGCCCGTTGTTTTTCTTCATGGTGGTCCTGGCGGAGGTCTGACTCCCGACTATCGGCGCTTTTTCGATCCGAACGCATATCGAATCGTGCTGTTCGATCAGCGTGGTTCGGGCAAAAGCACACCGCATGCCAGCCTGGAAGAGAATACGACCTGGCATCTGGTTTCGGACATCGAACGGTTGCGCGAGCATCTGGGCATCGAAAAATGGACGGTCTTTGGCGGTTCGTGGGGCAGCACGCTGGCCTTGGCGTACGCGCAAACGCATCCCGATCGCGTGAGTGCACTGGTGTTGCGCGGGATTTTCCTCTGCCGCAAAAAAGAAATTGACTGGTTTTATCAGGAAGGCGCGAGCGCCATTTTTCCGGACGTGTGGGAACAATACGAACGCATCATTCCCGAAGCCGAGCGCGGCAATATGCTGGAAGCGTATTACCGTCGCCTGACCAGCGAAGATGAATCCATTCGGCTGGAGGCAGCGCGCGCCTGGAGCGTTTGGGAAGGCAGCACGTCAAAACTCTTTCCCGATCAAAACCTGATTGATGATTTTGGCGAAGCGCACTTGGCGCTTTCGCTGGCGCGCATCGAAGCGCATTACTTCATCAACAACGCGTTTTTTGAATCAGACAATTACCTGCTGGAAAATGTCGGCAAGATTCGCCACATTCCTTCGGTCATTGTTCAAGGCCGGTACGATGTGGTGTGCCCAATCATGAGCGCCTGGGCGTTACACCGTGCCTGGCCCGAAGCGGAACTTATCGTTGTAGGCGATGCGGGACATTCCTCAATGGAGCCTGGAATCATCAGCGAGCTTGTGAACGCAACAGATCGGTTCAGACCTCAGACAAACTGA
- a CDS encoding HupE/UreJ family protein, producing the protein MSKSNRLQLALLIFVLVGLAAPILAHPSPFSYLDLHLDQSQLDGSLVVHVIDLAHELNVSPPESLLETGQAETKKEAILDLLRQRFVLIADGKQLEVGLSNIEILPDQQALKFHLTFATTSSPGAINIRCALFPYDPLHQTFLSIYEGEALTHQEIFSKDHTTFDYFTGTRQGTLAVVKKFVVSGVHHIFTGPDHILFIVGLLLLGGSLMRLMTIVTAFTIAHSITLSLAALDVLNPPARLIEPAIALSIIYVGIDNLMVGKEGRDVRAWIAFFFGFVHGFGFAGVLREFGLPRQALGWSMFSFNFGVELGQLCIVIVAATLLAILRKRNPPLGKQIATIGSVAVILAGSYWFIQRVFF; encoded by the coding sequence GTGAGTAAATCGAACCGCTTACAATTGGCGCTGCTGATCTTTGTTTTGGTAGGGTTGGCAGCGCCGATTCTTGCTCATCCTTCCCCGTTCAGTTATCTAGACCTGCATCTGGATCAGAGCCAACTGGACGGCTCGCTTGTGGTGCACGTTATTGATCTTGCGCACGAGTTAAATGTTTCGCCCCCGGAATCATTGCTTGAAACGGGACAGGCCGAAACAAAGAAAGAAGCCATTTTGGATTTATTGCGGCAACGCTTTGTGTTGATCGCAGATGGTAAGCAACTTGAGGTTGGCTTATCGAACATTGAAATCCTGCCTGACCAACAAGCGCTAAAATTCCATCTCACATTTGCCACGACTTCTTCGCCGGGCGCGATCAACATTCGATGCGCGCTGTTTCCCTACGATCCGCTGCATCAAACCTTCCTGAGCATTTATGAAGGCGAGGCGCTCACGCATCAGGAAATCTTCAGCAAAGACCACACGACTTTCGATTACTTCACCGGCACCCGGCAAGGCACCTTGGCCGTCGTGAAAAAATTTGTCGTCAGCGGCGTGCATCACATTTTCACCGGGCCGGATCACATTCTCTTTATCGTTGGGTTGTTATTGCTGGGAGGAAGCCTGATGCGGCTGATGACCATTGTCACGGCCTTCACGATTGCCCACAGCATCACGTTGTCGCTGGCGGCACTGGATGTGCTGAATCCGCCCGCGCGATTGATCGAACCGGCCATCGCTCTGAGCATCATTTACGTTGGCATTGACAATCTGATGGTCGGAAAAGAAGGTCGTGATGTGCGCGCCTGGATCGCGTTTTTCTTCGGCTTCGTCCACGGATTTGGGTTTGCAGGCGTGTTACGCGAATTTGGATTGCCGCGACAGGCGCTGGGCTGGTCGATGTTTTCGTTCAACTTCGGCGTGGAGCTTGGTCAGCTTTGCATCGTCATAGTCGCGGCAACGTTGCTGGCCATCCTGCGCAAGCGCAACCCGCCATTGGGAAAACAAATTGCGACAATCGGCTCTGTAGCTGTGATTCTGGCGGGGAGCTATTGGTTCATTCAGCGCGTCTTCTTTTAG
- a CDS encoding MBL fold metallo-hydrolase — translation MKRLAALTALLLVCAICLATAKQAQQGQPPALDIQKVKDNLYMITGGGGNTAAFITEKGVVVVDTKLPNNGPGILDKIKSVTPKPVIMVINTHTHGDHVGSNSAFTGMVEFVAQENCKASMEKMAAFQSEEGKKFLPSKTYKDKLSLLKGNDKIDLYYFGRGHTGGDSFVVFPVLKTMHAGDLFAGKAAPIMDTNNGGSGVEYPKTLAKATAGIKGVETVIPGHSTVMTWSDFKEYGDFMRELVSAVEQAKKSGKTADQAAAELKLPDKYKAYNMARLKADVTVIYSELK, via the coding sequence ATGAAACGTCTGGCAGCATTGACAGCGCTTCTGCTGGTCTGCGCGATCTGTTTGGCGACAGCAAAACAAGCTCAGCAAGGCCAACCGCCTGCGCTGGATATTCAGAAAGTGAAAGACAACCTTTACATGATCACAGGCGGAGGCGGAAACACCGCCGCATTTATCACCGAAAAAGGTGTCGTCGTTGTAGACACAAAACTTCCGAATAATGGCCCGGGCATATTGGATAAGATCAAATCGGTCACCCCAAAGCCTGTCATTATGGTGATCAACACCCATACTCACGGCGACCACGTGGGCAGCAACAGCGCTTTTACCGGAATGGTCGAATTTGTCGCCCAGGAAAACTGCAAGGCGAGCATGGAAAAAATGGCCGCGTTCCAATCCGAAGAAGGAAAGAAATTTTTGCCTTCGAAAACGTACAAAGACAAACTCAGCTTGTTGAAAGGCAACGACAAAATTGATCTGTATTACTTTGGGCGTGGTCATACCGGCGGCGATAGCTTTGTCGTATTTCCCGTGTTGAAAACCATGCACGCAGGCGACCTGTTTGCCGGGAAAGCGGCTCCGATTATGGATACGAACAATGGCGGCAGCGGCGTGGAGTATCCCAAAACATTGGCGAAAGCTACGGCAGGCATCAAAGGCGTCGAAACCGTCATTCCAGGCCACAGCACCGTGATGACCTGGAGCGATTTCAAGGAATACGGTGATTTCATGCGTGAACTGGTTTCCGCTGTCGAACAAGCGAAAAAAAGTGGAAAAACTGCTGATCAGGCGGCTGCGGAATTGAAGCTGCCTGATAAATACAAGGCTTACAACATGGCCCGCCTCAAAGCCGATGTCACCGTTATCTACTCCGAATTGAAATAA
- a CDS encoding beta-lactamase family protein gives MKRLLFSSLALLLALTFTPIFGPVTGNTKNDPPVVAPETVGMSANRLTNIQTVMSKHIAEKHIPGASGLIARHGKIAYQEAFGMADMEAGKPMQMDTIHRIYSMSKPITSVAVMMLYEEGKFQLNDPVAKYLPEFAKMQVGVEEKDPQTGQMVMKTRPARNPITVRDLLRHTAGLTYGVFGDTLVDREYRKARILGELNLADFVTDLAKIPLQYEPGTRWHYSVSVDVLGRLVEVLSGKSFDQFLQERIFTPLEMNDTGFIVPASKKDRLAKLYTITKEGKLQPIKTCSSREECYEGFPNAVPDFLHSMGMQSGGGGLTSTAYDYLRFCQMLLNKGESNGRRLLSRKTVELMSSDNLGSIPGMGPGMGFGLGFAVSKAPGEAGMMGSPGEFNWGGAAGTKFWIDPQEDLIGIYMIQILPHTGLEYGSEFRVLTYQSIAD, from the coding sequence ATGAAACGTTTGCTGTTTTCCAGTCTGGCGCTGCTGCTGGCGCTAACCTTTACCCCAATCTTTGGCCCTGTGACGGGCAATACCAAAAACGATCCGCCGGTCGTTGCGCCTGAAACCGTAGGCATGTCTGCCAATCGGTTGACAAACATTCAGACAGTGATGAGCAAACACATCGCTGAAAAACACATTCCAGGAGCCAGCGGATTGATCGCCCGCCACGGAAAGATCGCTTATCAGGAGGCTTTCGGGATGGCCGACATGGAAGCCGGAAAGCCCATGCAGATGGACACGATTCATCGCATTTATTCGATGTCGAAACCCATCACCAGCGTCGCAGTGATGATGCTGTACGAAGAAGGCAAGTTTCAGCTCAACGATCCGGTCGCAAAATACCTGCCGGAATTCGCCAAGATGCAGGTCGGCGTGGAAGAAAAAGACCCGCAAACTGGCCAGATGGTGATGAAAACTCGTCCAGCCAGAAATCCCATCACTGTTCGGGATTTGTTACGCCACACAGCCGGGCTGACCTATGGAGTGTTTGGTGACACGCTGGTTGACCGCGAATACCGCAAAGCCAGAATTCTGGGTGAACTGAATCTGGCCGATTTCGTCACCGACCTTGCGAAAATCCCATTGCAATACGAACCCGGCACGCGCTGGCATTACAGCGTTTCAGTGGACGTGCTGGGGCGTTTGGTTGAGGTTCTGTCGGGCAAATCCTTCGATCAATTTTTGCAGGAACGCATTTTCACGCCGCTGGAAATGAATGACACAGGGTTCATTGTTCCGGCCAGTAAAAAAGACCGTTTGGCCAAACTTTACACGATCACCAAAGAAGGCAAGCTGCAACCGATCAAAACCTGCTCTTCGCGCGAAGAATGTTACGAAGGGTTTCCGAATGCCGTGCCGGACTTCCTGCATTCGATGGGAATGCAATCAGGTGGCGGCGGCCTGACTTCGACGGCCTATGATTATCTTCGCTTCTGCCAGATGCTGTTGAACAAAGGCGAATCCAATGGCAGACGCCTGCTCAGTCGCAAGACCGTTGAATTGATGAGCAGCGACAATCTGGGAAGCATTCCGGGAATGGGGCCTGGAATGGGGTTCGGTTTGGGCTTCGCTGTCAGTAAAGCTCCGGGCGAAGCCGGGATGATGGGATCGCCCGGCGAATTCAACTGGGGCGGCGCGGCGGGCACCAAATTCTGGATTGACCCGCAGGAAGACTTGATTGGCATTTATATGATTCAGATTTTGCCGCACACCGGATTGGAATACGGCTCGGAATTCCGCGTGCTGACTTATCAATCCATTGCTGATTGA
- a CDS encoding protein kinase, which translates to MPTTITPGLRLGIYEIIAPLGKGGMGEVWRARDTRLDREVAIKLLPASFAKDADRLRRFEQEAKATSALNHPNILTVYDIGTAPAELGCAPYIVEELLMGEELRAALKRGALPLLRAMDCAQQIATGLAAAHAKGIVHRDLKPENLFVTDDGFVKILDFGLAKLRPPETIPDSEAPTQRKATDPGTVMGTANYMSPEQARGQDVDARSDIFSLGLVLYEMIAGRAPFAGVNAIDVMGAILNQEPAPLRQFAPDAPAELQRIVTKAMRKDRDERYQHVKDLLIDLKDLKQELEFEAKLKGAQPLVAPPSGGSVQPHETPPESGTPNAQPTEAATNEVIAARTTSSAEYIVSEIKRHKTGVVIGLAMLLIGVVSLAYGLYRVATPEQNVARFQNVKLTRLTLMGNVKSQSVSVSPDGKFIAYAQSDAGQNSLWTKAIATGSAIQIVQPTESDLINTVFSPDGNYVFYQQREGQTFLYQVPVLGGTPRKVFSEGMSQTPITFSPDGKQLAFQRNSADQTKSQLIVVNADGSNERILAERQASEPFFRGIAWSPGGKTIAATAISREGETIKYLLLSITVENGKVQSLVEPKHSLSSFFDVKWLKDGNGLVLIASEKGGPLQIWHVSYPSGEVRRITNDLATYSTLSLTADNSALVTDQAESFSNLWITSLGASDPAQQITQGDNREGFNGVRWTPDGRIVYTSRASGKSEIWLKNADGSNARQLTNALDSFPNILAVSPNGKFVVFSLFSSARVNLWRIDLDGINLKQITTGETDNWFDLTPDGRWVVFLDRGPGIRKLYKVSIDGGSPVQLNEGRFGVPAVSPDGKWIACLSFAPQSSQRQAVILPFEGGAPVKTLVGNYATNFGSALRWTPDGRALIYMDARQGATNLWRLPLDGSPPQQVTNFDEAKLEHIRNFDLSRDGKRLVIARGGQSADVVLISEVK; encoded by the coding sequence ATGCCAACGACGATTACTCCCGGCTTACGCCTCGGCATATATGAAATCATCGCGCCTCTAGGCAAAGGCGGTATGGGCGAAGTCTGGCGCGCGCGCGACACACGGCTCGACCGCGAAGTCGCCATCAAGCTGCTGCCCGCTTCGTTCGCCAAAGATGCCGACCGTCTGCGCCGCTTCGAGCAGGAAGCGAAAGCAACCAGCGCGCTCAACCATCCGAACATTCTGACGGTATACGACATCGGTACGGCGCCGGCGGAACTCGGCTGCGCGCCGTACATCGTGGAAGAATTGCTCATGGGCGAAGAACTGCGCGCGGCCTTGAAGCGCGGCGCGCTCCCGCTGCTGCGCGCGATGGACTGCGCGCAGCAGATCGCCACGGGCCTCGCCGCTGCGCACGCCAAAGGCATCGTCCACCGCGACCTCAAACCGGAAAATCTCTTCGTCACGGATGACGGCTTCGTAAAGATTCTGGATTTCGGCCTGGCCAAGCTCCGCCCGCCCGAAACCATCCCCGATTCCGAAGCGCCGACCCAACGCAAAGCCACCGATCCCGGAACGGTGATGGGCACGGCCAATTATATGTCGCCCGAACAAGCGCGCGGGCAGGACGTGGACGCGCGTTCGGATATTTTCAGTTTGGGATTGGTGCTGTACGAGATGATCGCCGGGCGCGCGCCCTTCGCGGGCGTCAACGCAATAGACGTGATGGGCGCGATCTTGAATCAGGAACCTGCGCCGCTACGCCAGTTCGCGCCCGACGCGCCCGCCGAACTGCAACGCATCGTTACGAAAGCCATGCGCAAAGACCGCGACGAACGTTACCAACACGTCAAAGACTTATTGATTGACCTCAAAGACTTGAAGCAGGAGTTGGAATTTGAGGCCAAGCTGAAAGGCGCACAACCGCTCGTAGCCCCACCTTCAGGCGGAAGCGTCCAACCGCACGAAACGCCGCCTGAAAGTGGAACTCCAAACGCGCAGCCAACCGAGGCCGCGACAAATGAGGTCATAGCGGCACGCACTACATCGAGCGCCGAATACATCGTCAGCGAAATCAAACGGCACAAGACGGGCGTGGTGATTGGCCTTGCCATGCTCCTCATAGGCGTTGTTTCGTTAGCATATGGCCTCTACCGCGTGGCCACACCAGAGCAAAACGTGGCGCGTTTTCAAAACGTGAAGCTTACGCGGCTGACTTTGATGGGCAATGTGAAGTCGCAGAGCGTCAGCGTCTCACCGGACGGCAAATTCATCGCCTACGCGCAGAGTGATGCGGGGCAAAACAGCTTGTGGACGAAAGCCATTGCAACTGGGAGTGCCATACAGATTGTTCAGCCGACGGAAAGCGATCTCATCAATACTGTGTTCTCGCCCGATGGCAACTACGTTTTTTATCAGCAGCGTGAGGGGCAAACGTTCCTTTATCAAGTTCCGGTGCTGGGTGGCACGCCCAGAAAGGTGTTCTCAGAAGGTATGTCCCAGACTCCGATTACGTTCTCACCAGATGGCAAACAACTTGCTTTTCAGCGGAATAGCGCGGATCAAACCAAGTCTCAACTCATCGTCGTGAATGCTGATGGTAGTAACGAGCGGATTCTTGCCGAGCGCCAGGCCAGCGAACCATTTTTTAGAGGCATTGCCTGGTCACCTGGTGGGAAAACCATCGCAGCCACGGCCATCAGCAGAGAAGGCGAGACAATAAAGTACCTGCTGCTCAGTATCACGGTTGAGAACGGAAAGGTTCAATCGCTCGTCGAGCCAAAACACAGCTTGAGTTCTTTCTTTGACGTGAAGTGGCTCAAAGATGGCAATGGGTTAGTGCTGATAGCGAGTGAAAAAGGCGGCCCCCTGCAAATTTGGCATGTCTCATATCCCTCTGGCGAGGTGCGGCGCATTACAAACGATTTGGCCACTTACAGCACGCTGTCGTTGACGGCAGATAACAGTGCGCTAGTCACAGATCAAGCTGAGTCGTTTTCCAATCTCTGGATCACATCGCTCGGCGCCAGTGACCCCGCGCAACAAATCACCCAAGGTGATAACCGAGAAGGCTTCAATGGCGTGAGATGGACGCCAGATGGACGCATCGTTTACACCTCAAGGGCCAGCGGCAAATCTGAAATCTGGCTGAAGAACGCGGATGGAAGTAATGCCAGGCAACTCACGAATGCTTTAGATTCCTTTCCCAACATTCTAGCCGTTTCGCCAAACGGGAAGTTTGTGGTTTTCTCTTTGTTTAGCTCGGCCAGAGTAAACCTGTGGCGCATTGATCTTGACGGCATCAATCTGAAACAAATCACCACAGGCGAAACCGACAACTGGTTTGACCTCACGCCGGATGGTCGCTGGGTGGTCTTTTTGGACAGAGGGCCCGGGATTAGAAAACTGTACAAAGTATCAATTGATGGGGGTAGCCCTGTGCAATTAAACGAAGGGCGTTTCGGCGTGCCGGCGGTTTCGCCGGACGGTAAGTGGATCGCGTGTTTATCGTTTGCTCCTCAATCTTCACAAAGACAGGCGGTCATTCTTCCATTTGAGGGAGGCGCACCAGTCAAAACTTTGGTGGGCAATTATGCCACCAACTTCGGTTCCGCGTTGCGCTGGACACCGGATGGCCGTGCATTG